One genomic segment of Mercenaria mercenaria strain notata unplaced genomic scaffold, MADL_Memer_1 contig_4133, whole genome shotgun sequence includes these proteins:
- the LOC128553624 gene encoding uncharacterized protein LOC128553624, whose product MASGGCENTSDEIFSFKCSPCLVNNRNREAVKYCVECQGYYCQSCADVMHMMPGVKGHTFLDKLNYKSSRLSAGLPAVPTERCSIHETKIVDMYCGNHDEVGCTTCMALNHRSCYDVQSIPDIIDSKFETTNVDKIHQKLQDMKIMMEKIMKTRQSLIEDLKKSKKEAVMAIKDFRKEMETIFEQLEKESIKELEMKFIEEESKQLEEKKKAETELDGLKQAMNDLKKTEGNKAQQFVSMKMSLKRIANTEDVSRSLQTHVDAEISFSFDPAIPVFLQQLKTFGSVRHDSATALRSPRTTVYSVKGIENLNIRVQNDNTKTCNVYGSCLTEDGTLLLADDFHKKIKRADMVKMSVTDYCCVPAGPYGVCCTSKIEAAVCLNNKTIQFVSLGNQMTITRQMKMNHHCFDITYKDDKLYITDDADSLYIHDMAGNVLQTVTGNNIRKNMFANSRFIAFSDVDEKMFVASWHKGLVIIDGKGNHCQTITDSELNVASGVCTDRRGNLFVSGFSSNNVIQIGRDGKKLGVVVKSSDGLTSPLSLCFDMRQSKLVITQYNSDVVKIIHLQ is encoded by the exons ATGGCGTCTGGTGGGTGTGAAAACACATCAGATGAGATATTCAGTTTTAAATGTTCGCCTTGTCTGGTTAATAATCGGAATAGAGAAGCTGTGAAATATTGTGTGGAATGTCAGGGATATTATTGTCAGTCCTGTGCTGATGTTATGCATATGATGCCCGGTGTAAAAGGTCACACCTTTTTGGATAAATTAAATTATAAGTCATCAAGACTTTCAGCAGGATTACCAGCAGTTCCGACGGAGAGATGTAGCATTCATGAGACAAAGATCGTGGACATGTACTGTGGTAATCATGATGAGGTTGGTTGTACAACTTGCATGGCTTTAAACCACAG GTCTTGTTATGATGTCCAATCCATTCCTGATATTATCGATAGTAAATTTGAAACGACAAATGTTGACAAAATACACCAAAAGTTGCAagatatgaaaataatgatggagaaaattatgaaaactaGACAAAGCCTGATAGAAGACTTAAAAAAGTCTAAGAAGGAAGCAGTAATGGCGATAAAGGACTTTCGAAAAGAGATGGAAACAATTTTTGAACAACTAGAAAAGGAATCGATTAAAGAATTGGAGATGAAATTCATAGAAGAAGAGTCGAAACAGTTGGAAGAGAAGAAGAAAGCAGAAACTGAATTAGATGGTCTGAAACAAGCAATGAACGACTTGAAGAAAACAGAAGGTAACAAAGCCCAACAATTTGTCTCCATGAAAATGTCATTGAAAAGAATTGCAAACACGGAAGACGTATCTCGTTCATTGCAAACGCATGTCGATGCAGAAATATCATTTAGCTTTGATCCTGCTATACCGGTATTTCTACAGCAGTTGAAAACCTTTGGATCGGTCCGACATGATTCTGCCACTGCCTTAAGATCGCCAAGGACAACCGTCTATTCTGTTAAAGgtattgaaaatttaaacattagAGTCCAGAATGACAACACAAAAACATGTAATGTGTATGGGTCCTGTCTAACTGAAGATGGAACACTACTGTTAGCtgatgattttcataaaaagattAAACGTGCAGATATGGTGAAAATGTCAGTGACAGATTATTGCTGTGTTCCTGCTGGACCTTATGGTGTCTGTTGTACAAGTAAAATCGAAGCTGCAGTCTGTCTTAACAATAAAACAATTCAGTTTGTCTCCCTTGGAAATCAGATGACAATCACCCGTCAAATGAAAATGAACCATCATTGCTTTGACATTACTTATAAGGATGATAAATTATACATAACTGACGACGCCGACTCATTATACATACACGATATGGCTGGAAACGTGCTACAGACGGTAACTGGAAACAACATCAGGAAAAATATGTTTGCAAATTCCCGATTTATTGCTTTCAGTGATGTtgatgaaaaaatgtttgttgCTAGTTGGCATAAAGGTCTAGTTATTATTGATGGTAAAGGAAACCACTGTCAGACCATCACTGATTCAGAATTAAATGTAGCGTCAGGAGTTTGTACAGATCGTAGAGGAAATCTGTTTGTTTCCGGGTTTAGTTCAAATAACGTGATACAGATAGGGAGAGATGGGAAGAAACTGGGAGTGGTCGTGAAATCATCAGATGGACTGACGAGTCCGTTATCGCTTTGTTTTGACATGAGACAGAGCAAACTAGTCATTACCCAATACAACAGTGATGTAGTGAAAATAATCCATTTGCAATGA